The following proteins are encoded in a genomic region of uncultured Vibrio sp.:
- the codA gene encoding cytosine deaminase: MIIINASLRGKTGYYSLECEGGKFKVITAQNGVIYDGQADIDAKGNLLCAPFVEPHIHLDAVLTAGEPNWNMSGTLFEGIERWSERKPMLSIDDVQTRVLKTVELLLENGIQHIRTHVDVTDPDLVALKAINALRPQLAPYIDLQIVAFPQEGILSYPNGTELMEKAIEHGADVIGGIPHFEYTREYGVQSVEWLMDLAEKHNKLVDVHCDEIDDEASRFLEVLATVALEKGMGERVTASHTTAMHSYNNAYCYKLFRLLKKSKINFISCPTESIHLQGRFDAYPKRRGITRVKEIRDAGMNICFAQDSIQDPWYSLGNGKLLRVLDSGLHSCHMMGYEDLSTALDLITDNGAKTLNIAENYGIEVGKPANFIILEGQDDVDVIKRQGEVLYSVRKGEILIARLPASLVNRVSLIN, from the coding sequence ATGATCATAATTAATGCCAGCCTAAGAGGAAAAACAGGATACTATTCTCTCGAATGTGAAGGCGGTAAGTTTAAAGTAATTACCGCTCAAAATGGAGTAATTTATGATGGTCAGGCTGACATTGATGCAAAAGGTAACTTGCTGTGCGCCCCGTTTGTCGAGCCTCACATTCACTTGGATGCAGTGCTGACGGCCGGTGAACCGAATTGGAACATGAGTGGGACTTTGTTTGAGGGAATTGAACGCTGGTCGGAAAGAAAACCTATGTTAAGTATCGACGACGTGCAAACACGAGTACTGAAAACCGTCGAACTATTACTGGAGAATGGTATCCAGCATATCAGGACTCACGTCGATGTCACCGACCCGGATTTAGTCGCTCTTAAAGCAATCAATGCTCTCCGACCTCAATTGGCACCCTACATTGACCTTCAAATTGTAGCCTTTCCACAAGAAGGAATTCTGTCTTACCCTAACGGCACAGAACTGATGGAAAAAGCAATTGAACATGGTGCAGATGTCATCGGCGGCATTCCACATTTTGAATACACTCGTGAATATGGGGTCCAGTCGGTAGAATGGTTAATGGATTTGGCCGAAAAGCATAACAAGCTAGTTGATGTACATTGTGATGAAATCGATGATGAGGCATCACGTTTTCTAGAGGTACTGGCTACCGTGGCGCTGGAAAAAGGAATGGGGGAACGCGTAACCGCGAGCCACACTACTGCCATGCACTCCTACAATAACGCATACTGCTACAAACTGTTTCGCCTGCTGAAGAAGTCGAAGATTAACTTTATTTCCTGTCCAACTGAAAGCATCCACTTACAAGGACGCTTTGATGCCTATCCCAAGCGCCGTGGCATTACTCGGGTCAAAGAGATTCGCGATGCGGGAATGAACATCTGTTTTGCGCAGGACTCAATCCAGGATCCCTGGTATTCACTGGGCAACGGCAAATTGCTTCGTGTATTGGACTCCGGTCTCCATTCCTGCCATATGATGGGTTATGAAGATTTAAGTACAGCTCTGGATTTGATTACCGACAACGGGGCCAAAACACTCAATATTGCCGAAAATTACGGCATCGAAGTAGGCAAACCTGCCAACTTCATTATCCTAGAAGGCCAAGATGATGTTGATGTGATTAAGAGACAAGGCGAAGTTCTGTATTCGGTGCGCAAGGGGGAAATTCTAATTGCGCGCCTACCGGCCTCATTGGTTAACAGAGTCTCTTTGATTAACTAA
- the fbp gene encoding class 1 fructose-bisphosphatase: MAKRIKTLDEFIIEKQHDFPSASGELSGLLGSIKLAAQVVNRELNKAGLLDILGTVGVTNAQGEEQKMMDVYANEKFKSALEARDQVCGVGSEEDNEVVIFNKEMNQNGKYVVLMDPLDGSSNIDVNVCVGTIFSIYERISDQGTPARLEDFLQPGSKQVAAGYIIYGSSTMLVYTTGNGVHGFTFDPSLGVFCLSHENIRIPEYGNIYSVNEGNYRYFPDGVKQYIKYCQDIDEASHRPYVSRYTGSLVSDFHRNMLIGGIYIYPSFANYPTGKLRLLYECNPLAFLAEQAGGVAVNGLQNILDIEPTALHQRTPFFVGSCKMISELQRFLNRYNE, translated from the coding sequence ATGGCAAAGCGCATAAAAACTCTCGACGAGTTTATCATTGAAAAACAGCACGACTTTCCCAGCGCCAGTGGTGAATTGTCCGGTTTACTAGGCTCAATTAAGCTGGCAGCTCAGGTTGTGAATCGAGAGCTGAATAAAGCTGGTTTGCTGGATATTCTGGGGACGGTTGGTGTCACCAATGCTCAGGGTGAAGAACAGAAAATGATGGATGTGTATGCCAACGAGAAGTTCAAATCAGCTTTGGAAGCGCGCGATCAGGTTTGTGGTGTTGGAAGTGAAGAAGATAACGAAGTGGTTATTTTCAACAAGGAGATGAACCAGAACGGCAAATACGTGGTGCTGATGGATCCTCTGGATGGGTCATCCAATATCGACGTCAATGTCTGCGTCGGAACCATCTTCTCTATATATGAACGCATATCAGATCAAGGGACCCCGGCTAGGCTAGAAGATTTTCTTCAACCTGGTTCAAAGCAGGTCGCTGCCGGTTATATTATTTACGGTTCCTCTACAATGTTGGTATACACCACAGGGAACGGTGTTCACGGCTTTACCTTTGACCCTTCTCTGGGAGTGTTTTGTCTTTCGCATGAAAATATCCGCATTCCTGAATACGGCAATATTTATTCGGTAAACGAAGGTAACTATCGTTATTTCCCGGATGGGGTAAAACAGTACATCAAATACTGTCAGGATATCGATGAAGCAAGCCATCGGCCATATGTCTCACGATACACAGGTTCACTAGTTTCAGATTTCCATCGAAATATGCTTATTGGTGGCATATATATTTATCCAAGTTTTGCCAACTACCCGACTGGGAAACTACGACTCTTGTATGAGTGTAATCCATTAGCATTTCTAGCGGAACAAGCAGGAGGAGTGGCTGTTAATGGCTTGCAGAATATTCTGGATATCGAACCAACAGCGCTTCATCAAAGAACGCCATTCTTCGTGGGCTCCTGTAAAATGATCTCTGAACTGCAACGCTTCTTGAACAGATACAACGAATAA
- a CDS encoding muconate/chloromuconate family cycloisomerase — protein sequence MSATIHSIEASLIDIPTIRPHKLSVTTMGVQTMVIVRIKDSDGFEGIGEATTIGGLAYGPESPESVKLTIDTYFAPHLIGQPSHNINTLKVRLNSAIRGNNLAKSAIETALLDLQGKRLNLSVFELLGGAVHQHLPVLWTLASGNTNQDIDEALSLIDAQRHCDFKLKIGSGALKDDVNHVIAIKQAVGDSASIRVDVNQAWDESSAAIAMAKFTEAGVDLVEQPTPMKDFDALVRLSQKFSLPILADESVADAKDMYHLAKGGFAGAVALKIAKAGGPIQALQQAHVAQAAGIGLYGGTLLEGTIGTAASLHAWSTLETLHWGTEMFGPLLMKDDIVTKPLNFHHNGVDLPTGPGLGIEIDEDKFAYYRRS from the coding sequence ATGTCAGCAACCATTCATTCCATTGAGGCGAGTCTGATTGATATCCCAACAATACGTCCGCACAAGCTTTCCGTTACAACCATGGGCGTACAAACGATGGTGATTGTGCGGATTAAAGATTCTGACGGATTCGAGGGGATCGGCGAAGCGACTACCATTGGCGGCTTAGCTTATGGCCCTGAAAGCCCTGAGAGTGTCAAACTGACCATTGATACTTACTTTGCACCTCACCTCATTGGGCAGCCGTCTCACAACATCAATACCTTAAAGGTAAGGCTCAATTCTGCCATCCGGGGTAACAACCTTGCGAAGTCGGCGATAGAAACCGCTTTGTTGGATTTACAAGGGAAGCGCTTAAACCTCTCGGTATTTGAATTACTTGGCGGGGCAGTCCATCAACATCTCCCAGTTCTGTGGACGTTAGCCAGTGGTAATACCAACCAAGATATCGATGAAGCACTGAGTTTAATAGACGCTCAGCGCCATTGTGATTTCAAACTCAAAATTGGTTCTGGAGCATTAAAAGATGACGTTAACCACGTCATTGCTATTAAACAGGCCGTGGGCGATTCGGCGAGTATTCGTGTCGATGTCAATCAGGCTTGGGATGAATCCAGCGCAGCTATTGCTATGGCGAAATTCACTGAAGCGGGTGTTGATTTGGTCGAACAGCCAACACCAATGAAAGACTTTGATGCTTTGGTTCGTTTGTCTCAGAAATTTTCCCTACCGATTCTAGCCGATGAATCAGTCGCAGACGCTAAGGATATGTATCACCTCGCGAAAGGCGGATTCGCAGGCGCAGTTGCTTTAAAAATCGCCAAAGCAGGTGGCCCAATCCAAGCCTTACAACAAGCACATGTAGCTCAAGCCGCAGGCATTGGTCTCTACGGTGGCACGTTACTGGAAGGCACGATTGGCACAGCTGCCTCGTTGCACGCCTGGTCAACACTAGAAACCTTGCATTGGGGAACGGAGATGTTCGGTCCGTTACTGATGAAGGATGACATCGTGACTAAGCCACTGAACTTTCACCACAACGGTGTTGATTTACCGACTGGCCCGGGCCTCGGTATCGAGATCGACGAAGACAAATTTGCCTATTACCGCAGAAGCTAA
- a CDS encoding CoA-transferase subunit beta, which produces MSFEYTSSEMMSITAARALTDNMTCFVGIGLPSEAANLARLTHAPNITLIYESGTLQTKPNVLPLSIGDGELCHSALSTVSVPEMFRYWLQGGHVSVGFLGTAQIDRFANLNTTLVGDYRKPKVRLPGGGGAPEIATNAQEVFITVKHSKRTFVKDVDFITTVGFGRDGKARDNVPNLGKGPTVVITDLCILRPDPATKELIVVSLHPGVTREDVIDATGWEIQFSDNLETTPAPSSLELKVLRELKERTQRQHANQE; this is translated from the coding sequence ATGAGTTTTGAATACACGTCTTCAGAGATGATGAGCATCACCGCGGCTCGTGCACTAACGGATAACATGACTTGTTTTGTCGGCATCGGCCTGCCAAGTGAAGCCGCGAATTTAGCGCGACTGACTCATGCGCCGAATATTACCCTTATTTATGAATCGGGTACGTTACAGACCAAACCTAACGTCTTGCCATTGTCGATAGGTGACGGCGAATTGTGTCACTCGGCATTGAGCACCGTATCTGTTCCTGAAATGTTTCGTTATTGGTTACAAGGTGGTCATGTCAGCGTAGGATTTTTAGGTACGGCACAAATCGATCGTTTTGCAAACCTGAATACGACTCTGGTTGGTGATTACCGCAAACCAAAAGTGCGCTTACCAGGCGGAGGTGGTGCCCCAGAAATAGCCACCAACGCACAAGAAGTCTTTATCACTGTGAAACATTCAAAACGTACCTTTGTAAAAGATGTTGATTTCATCACCACTGTAGGATTCGGCCGTGATGGAAAGGCAAGAGACAATGTCCCTAATCTCGGCAAAGGTCCGACGGTTGTTATCACAGACTTATGCATCCTTCGCCCTGACCCTGCAACCAAGGAATTGATAGTAGTGTCGCTGCACCCTGGTGTGACTCGAGAAGATGTCATAGACGCGACCGGCTGGGAAATTCAGTTTTCGGATAACCTGGAAACCACACCAGCGCCAAGTAGCTTAGAACTAAAAGTATTACGCGAGCTAAAAGAAAGAACTCAGCGCCAACATGCCAACCAAGAGTGA
- a CDS encoding alpha/beta fold hydrolase: protein MGFMSYQGRAICYHSHGEEGKPLLILAHPLGMNQAVWEGVLPYLTPYFKVVTWDLPGHGDSEAFVEGTTEITPNDLAGEVLALADLVGAERFHFVGTSIGGVIGQQLLLSDSERVISAVLTNTGAVIGTKENWEVRAIDVRTNGLGSMVDQIVPRWFGAQACRQQPYLMSTWKQALSRCDNHSYASLCVMLGQTDFRHQKLNNDVQLVLVGGSDDVATPPHSLQQIADLNNASAPVILDGIGHVPSVEDPALFSDVILSHMR from the coding sequence ATGGGTTTTATGAGCTATCAAGGTCGCGCTATCTGCTACCATAGCCATGGAGAAGAAGGGAAACCGCTGCTGATATTGGCGCACCCGCTTGGTATGAATCAGGCTGTATGGGAAGGTGTTCTGCCCTATTTGACTCCTTACTTCAAAGTTGTGACCTGGGATCTACCTGGTCATGGAGACAGTGAGGCTTTTGTCGAAGGCACCACAGAGATCACACCTAACGATTTGGCAGGTGAGGTACTTGCCCTAGCAGACTTGGTTGGGGCTGAACGTTTCCATTTTGTCGGTACATCGATTGGCGGTGTTATAGGTCAGCAGTTGCTACTCAGCGATAGTGAGAGAGTAATTTCCGCCGTGCTAACCAATACTGGAGCCGTCATTGGCACTAAAGAAAACTGGGAAGTTCGAGCTATTGACGTACGCACTAACGGACTCGGTTCGATGGTCGATCAAATAGTTCCGCGCTGGTTCGGTGCGCAGGCTTGTCGACAACAGCCATATCTAATGAGTACATGGAAACAAGCGCTCTCTAGGTGTGATAACCACAGTTATGCATCTCTGTGCGTCATGCTAGGACAAACGGATTTTCGTCATCAAAAATTAAATAATGATGTGCAGCTGGTCTTGGTAGGTGGCAGTGATGATGTAGCAACTCCCCCTCATTCGCTACAACAAATAGCTGACTTAAATAACGCTAGTGCTCCAGTTATTCTGGATGGTATTGGCCACGTTCCGTCAGTAGAAGATCCTGCTTTGTTCAGTGACGTAATCTTATCCCATATGCGTTAA
- a CDS encoding LysR family transcriptional regulator, with the protein MELRHLRYFVAVAEEGNLTRAAEKLCIAQPPLTRQIKQLEEIVGVPLFIRKPRGLELTDGGAYFLVHAKQILDKVMVTIEGTQQITKKRKTLFSIGFVPSVFYGQLPLMVRRLRKNKNLEIVLHELTTRDQIEALKTGKIDIGFGRVHIDDPEIEQELLFEEPLLAAIPSGHKLGEGEPSLKELSAFPMITFPTGPGAQFAHFTQGLFYNRGLRSNVSQQVNDLQTALSLVASEMGFTLVPEQVRKLNREGIEYVRLQDSSIKTQVIASRRRGENINAVMRLVNTILEELVENRRTGRYS; encoded by the coding sequence ATGGAGTTAAGACACCTGCGATACTTTGTCGCTGTCGCTGAGGAAGGAAATCTCACCAGAGCCGCAGAAAAGCTATGTATTGCCCAGCCGCCGCTAACTAGGCAGATAAAGCAACTTGAGGAAATAGTTGGCGTTCCGCTGTTTATTCGTAAGCCCCGGGGACTAGAGTTGACGGATGGCGGCGCGTACTTTTTAGTTCATGCGAAACAAATTCTCGATAAAGTGATGGTGACGATTGAAGGAACGCAGCAGATAACCAAAAAGCGCAAAACATTATTTTCTATCGGCTTTGTTCCTTCGGTGTTTTACGGCCAGCTACCACTGATGGTAAGACGGCTAAGGAAAAACAAAAATTTAGAAATCGTGTTACATGAATTAACAACTCGTGACCAAATTGAAGCGTTGAAAACAGGAAAAATTGATATCGGCTTTGGTCGAGTCCATATCGATGACCCTGAAATCGAACAGGAACTACTGTTTGAGGAACCTTTATTAGCGGCGATCCCCAGCGGTCATAAGCTGGGGGAAGGTGAACCATCCCTAAAAGAATTATCCGCATTTCCGATGATCACGTTTCCAACTGGTCCCGGAGCTCAATTTGCTCATTTTACCCAGGGGTTATTTTATAACCGTGGTTTAAGAAGCAATGTCAGCCAACAAGTCAATGACTTGCAAACCGCACTTTCCTTGGTTGCTTCAGAGATGGGGTTTACGTTGGTTCCTGAACAAGTGCGTAAACTCAATCGAGAAGGTATTGAGTACGTCAGGCTCCAAGACTCCAGCATCAAAACACAAGTTATCGCTTCTCGCCGCCGAGGTGAAAACATCAATGCGGTCATGCGATTAGTGAATACCATTCTGGAAGAACTGGTTGAAAACCGTAGAACGGGCCGATACTCCTAA
- a CDS encoding IclR family transcriptional regulator C-terminal domain-containing protein → MEHDVSDKDFLTTFAKGLNVIRSFEPNSMSMTLTEVAKKNDLSRASARRFLLTMLKLGYVETDGNRFSLTAKVLELGYSYLSTLDVGGTVSTQLELVTQQLGESSSAAVLEGENIVYIARIPVRPLMAINLQIGARLPAYATSMGRVLLSALPEEELDHLLAQSNLIQLTPNTLTSPSELKAEIAKVRLQGYAINDQELELGLRSVAVPVFNRNGKLRLTLNVSCHSSKTTVDRMISEFVPVMKDTAQRISMSLP, encoded by the coding sequence ATGGAACATGACGTTTCTGATAAAGACTTCCTGACCACGTTTGCCAAAGGTCTTAACGTGATTCGCTCGTTCGAACCAAACTCAATGAGCATGACCCTCACAGAGGTCGCAAAAAAAAACGATCTATCCAGAGCATCAGCAAGACGCTTCTTACTGACCATGCTAAAACTCGGCTACGTTGAAACCGACGGCAATCGATTCTCCCTTACAGCGAAAGTTCTTGAACTTGGGTATTCCTACCTGTCGACATTGGATGTCGGAGGCACAGTCTCTACCCAATTAGAATTGGTCACTCAACAGCTTGGTGAATCTAGCTCGGCAGCCGTACTCGAGGGAGAAAATATCGTTTATATTGCCCGAATCCCTGTCCGTCCTCTCATGGCTATCAACTTACAGATCGGTGCCAGACTTCCAGCGTATGCAACGTCGATGGGAAGAGTACTTCTGTCTGCACTTCCAGAAGAAGAGTTAGATCATTTGTTAGCGCAATCCAATCTTATCCAGTTGACACCAAATACGCTGACATCGCCTAGTGAACTAAAGGCAGAGATTGCCAAGGTTCGCTTACAAGGGTATGCCATCAATGACCAGGAACTAGAGCTGGGATTACGTTCCGTGGCAGTTCCCGTATTCAACCGCAACGGAAAGCTTCGATTAACCCTGAATGTAAGCTGTCACTCCAGTAAGACCACCGTAGATAGGATGATCAGTGAGTTTGTTCCAGTCATGAAAGATACTGCTCAGCGCATCTCTATGTCCCTGCCATAG
- a CDS encoding glycoside-pentoside-hexuronide (GPH):cation symporter, whose amino-acid sequence MNKLTVSNKVGYALGDLANSLTFGLTSMFLLAYYTDVLGISAAAAGTLFLVARVWDAINDPMMGTLCDKLFAKHSGGEKFRPFLLKGSWPVIVASILVFWVPEGLSDVQKLIWAYVTYIVYGMAYTFINIPYGSLATVMTNEPSERAALSGARAFGSLMGMVSCNIIMPSLLSFFADELSKAYLYGVVALGVVSFICYLCAFRMTEEYIHHEETVNQDICFKDTLKTLGKNVPFLCVSFASMLLLTAFLGQSSVLYYYLSLNLEGAVWFISFTAGVQVVATVLLAPSAGKLSARFGTKTLMLVGFGGASIASLITFVLPTNLYGAIFYYVIGMPLMLLPNILIWANVADCIDHNYRISGQRQEGLIYSSYSFMRKMGQAIAGFIAGMGLSVVGYDATLDVQAESTLSGIKAFMFVMPGVAMAVCFLLYYFFWNLKPITEEEISQNTSHETDVQSVKV is encoded by the coding sequence ATGAATAAACTCACAGTCTCAAATAAAGTTGGCTATGCTCTCGGTGACTTAGCCAACTCGCTCACCTTTGGCCTGACATCAATGTTTTTATTAGCATACTATACTGATGTACTTGGTATATCTGCGGCGGCGGCGGGTACACTGTTTTTAGTTGCGCGTGTGTGGGATGCCATCAACGATCCTATGATGGGTACTTTGTGCGACAAATTATTTGCCAAACATAGCGGGGGTGAAAAATTCCGCCCGTTTCTTCTAAAAGGTAGCTGGCCTGTTATTGTAGCTTCTATCTTGGTTTTCTGGGTACCTGAAGGCCTGTCCGATGTACAAAAACTTATCTGGGCTTATGTAACTTACATTGTTTATGGCATGGCTTATACTTTCATCAACATTCCTTACGGATCGTTGGCGACTGTGATGACTAACGAGCCGTCTGAACGCGCAGCTCTGTCCGGAGCACGAGCTTTTGGCAGTCTGATGGGAATGGTGAGCTGTAACATTATTATGCCATCACTGTTGTCATTCTTTGCCGATGAACTGTCTAAAGCTTACCTATATGGTGTGGTAGCTTTGGGTGTGGTTTCTTTTATCTGCTACCTATGTGCATTTCGTATGACAGAGGAGTACATCCATCATGAAGAGACGGTAAATCAAGATATTTGTTTTAAAGATACTCTTAAAACCTTGGGTAAGAATGTACCATTTCTGTGTGTGAGTTTTGCGTCTATGCTCTTACTGACAGCTTTTCTTGGCCAGTCTAGCGTACTTTATTACTACTTGTCGCTTAACCTAGAAGGGGCTGTGTGGTTCATTTCCTTCACTGCGGGTGTGCAAGTAGTAGCAACGGTGTTACTTGCACCGAGTGCCGGAAAACTATCTGCCCGTTTTGGAACTAAAACTCTCATGTTGGTAGGTTTTGGTGGTGCGAGCATTGCCTCTTTGATCACCTTCGTGCTACCAACGAATCTGTATGGTGCGATTTTTTACTATGTGATTGGTATGCCACTTATGTTGCTGCCTAACATTTTGATTTGGGCTAATGTTGCAGACTGTATCGACCACAATTATAGAATTTCGGGTCAACGTCAAGAAGGTCTTATTTACTCCAGTTATTCTTTCATGCGTAAAATGGGCCAGGCTATCGCTGGTTTCATTGCCGGAATGGGACTGAGTGTGGTTGGTTACGACGCTACATTGGATGTACAGGCAGAATCAACCTTATCCGGCATCAAAGCGTTTATGTTTGTTATGCCTGGTGTTGCAATGGCTGTATGTTTCTTGCTTTATTACTTCTTCTGGAATTTAAAGCCGATAACAGAAGAAGAAATTTCACAAAATACTTCTCATGAAACTGATGTTCAGTCGGTTAAAGTATGA
- the catC gene encoding muconolactone Delta-isomerase: MLFKVEMVVKIPHSLPEDTVAEIKAKEKAYAQQLQQSGKWRHLWRVAGSYANVSIFDVIDNAELQDLISQLPLFPYMDISVSPLCRHPSSIHEDDR; this comes from the coding sequence ATGTTATTCAAAGTAGAAATGGTCGTGAAAATTCCCCACTCCCTACCGGAAGACACGGTCGCTGAAATCAAAGCAAAAGAGAAGGCTTACGCACAACAACTTCAGCAGTCCGGCAAGTGGCGACACTTGTGGCGCGTAGCAGGCAGCTACGCCAACGTCAGCATTTTTGATGTAATAGATAACGCTGAACTGCAGGACCTAATAAGCCAGTTACCACTGTTCCCATACATGGATATCAGTGTTTCCCCATTATGCCGTCACCCTTCGTCCATTCACGAAGATGACCGATAA
- a CDS encoding CoA transferase subunit A gives MAEFLSLKEAISKHIFHGDTVAMEGFTHLIPFAAGHEIIRQEKRDLTLIRMTPDLVYDQLIGAGCVKKLIFSWGGNPGVGSLHRLRDAVEKGWPHQLELLEHSHAAMACAYEAGAAGLPLAVFRGYVGSDLPKVNEQIKFITCPFSNEQLAAVPSIRPDVTVIHAQKADKKGNVLIEGILGVQKEAALAAKRSIVTVEEIVDELDASVNACVLPSWAITAISHVPLGAKPSYALGYYERDNSFYKQWDGISRDRASFQAWVQENIFEQGEA, from the coding sequence ATGGCTGAGTTCCTTTCTCTCAAAGAAGCGATAAGCAAGCATATTTTCCACGGCGACACTGTCGCGATGGAAGGTTTTACCCACCTCATCCCGTTCGCAGCTGGGCATGAAATCATCCGTCAGGAAAAAAGGGATTTAACGTTAATTCGTATGACCCCTGATTTGGTCTATGACCAGTTAATTGGCGCAGGATGTGTGAAAAAGTTGATCTTTTCTTGGGGAGGCAATCCAGGGGTAGGATCTTTGCACCGACTCCGAGACGCTGTAGAAAAAGGCTGGCCACATCAATTGGAACTCCTTGAGCATAGCCATGCAGCAATGGCATGCGCTTATGAAGCCGGAGCGGCTGGCTTGCCTCTCGCAGTATTCCGTGGCTACGTAGGAAGTGACCTGCCAAAAGTGAATGAACAGATCAAATTCATTACCTGCCCTTTTAGCAACGAACAGTTGGCTGCCGTGCCTTCAATTAGACCAGACGTGACGGTCATTCACGCTCAAAAAGCCGATAAAAAAGGCAATGTACTGATCGAAGGCATACTCGGTGTGCAAAAAGAAGCGGCCCTGGCCGCTAAACGTAGCATCGTCACGGTCGAAGAAATTGTTGATGAACTTGATGCTTCAGTGAACGCTTGCGTTCTCCCTTCGTGGGCAATCACGGCTATTTCACACGTTCCTTTAGGTGCGAAGCCTTCCTATGCCTTGGGCTACTATGAACGAGACAATAGCTTCTACAAACAATGGGATGGCATATCACGTGATCGAGCAAGCTTCCAAGCTTGGGTACAGGAAAACATTTTCGAACAGGGAGAAGCATAA
- the pcaF gene encoding 3-oxoadipyl-CoA thiolase, protein MTNVYLCNPRRSAIGRFGGTLSSVRPDDLAAKIFQAVLEQSPNLDPAAIEEVIMGSANQAGEDNRNVARMSALLAGLPTSVPGTTINRLCGSGMDAVGTAFRAIKAGEMDLVLAGGVESMSRAPYVMGKADSAFTRTQQIEDTTIGWRFVNPLMKDLYGVDSMPETAENVAETYNISRQDQDLFAFRSQQKAQHAITDQIFAQEIVPIEIQRKRQEPLIFDTDEHPRPSTLEKLSSLPAPFRNGGSVTAGNASGVNDGAAAMLVASEEAISQHSLTPVAKILGMATAGVEPRVMGIGPVPAVKKLLEKHRISIQDIDVIELNEAFAAQGLAVLRELGVADDDPRVNPNGGAIALGHPLGMSGARLLMTAAYQLQRTGGRYALCTMCVGVGQGIATLIERA, encoded by the coding sequence ATGACTAATGTTTACCTTTGTAACCCTCGACGTTCAGCTATCGGTCGCTTCGGTGGTACCCTTTCAAGTGTTCGCCCAGATGATCTTGCAGCCAAAATTTTCCAAGCTGTTTTAGAGCAGTCACCGAACCTGGATCCTGCTGCTATCGAAGAGGTAATTATGGGCTCGGCTAACCAAGCAGGCGAAGACAACCGAAATGTTGCACGTATGTCAGCTCTGTTAGCAGGCTTACCTACATCCGTTCCAGGTACCACGATTAATCGCTTATGTGGTTCAGGAATGGATGCGGTCGGAACGGCTTTCCGGGCTATCAAAGCGGGAGAAATGGATTTGGTACTGGCTGGTGGAGTCGAATCGATGTCACGCGCGCCTTATGTCATGGGCAAAGCCGACAGCGCGTTCACTCGAACCCAACAAATTGAAGATACAACGATTGGTTGGCGCTTCGTTAACCCATTAATGAAAGATTTATACGGTGTCGACTCCATGCCTGAGACAGCTGAAAATGTAGCGGAAACCTATAATATTTCACGCCAGGATCAGGACCTTTTTGCTTTTCGATCACAGCAAAAAGCGCAACACGCCATTACTGACCAGATTTTTGCACAAGAAATCGTGCCGATTGAAATTCAGCGTAAACGCCAAGAACCGTTGATATTCGATACCGATGAACACCCACGACCAAGCACGTTGGAAAAGCTCTCCTCACTCCCTGCCCCGTTCCGAAACGGTGGCAGTGTTACAGCAGGCAATGCGTCGGGTGTAAATGATGGTGCTGCGGCGATGCTTGTTGCCAGTGAGGAAGCCATCAGTCAACATAGCCTAACGCCAGTGGCCAAAATATTGGGTATGGCAACAGCAGGCGTGGAACCTCGAGTAATGGGTATTGGCCCGGTGCCCGCGGTGAAAAAACTGCTGGAGAAGCACAGAATAAGCATTCAAGATATCGATGTTATCGAGCTTAATGAAGCGTTTGCAGCGCAAGGGCTCGCGGTGTTGAGAGAGTTAGGGGTTGCCGACGACGATCCTAGGGTTAACCCGAATGGCGGCGCGATTGCGTTGGGTCACCCCTTAGGCATGTCAGGTGCCCGTTTACTGATGACAGCCGCATACCAATTACAACGAACGGGTGGACGTTATGCCCTATGTACTATGTGCGTTGGAGTTGGACAAGGTATCGCGACACTTATCGAACGAGCTTAA